Within the Dialister hominis genome, the region AGCTTGTTTTGAAGAAGAATGACCTTTTTTCCCGAATCGCCCAAAGCAAGGGAGAAATCCCCCGGCCTGTCTGCATAGGCCTGAGACAAGGCATCCAGTGTCCCTTCATCAATTTCTCCTGTTTCAGAAATTCCCTGATCTCCCTGGAAAGCTTTCACCGCATTGGCGGTAAGTCCGCCGTAAATACCGTCAACTGTCCCGTCAAGATATCCAAGCTTCTTCAGCTTATTCTGGATATCGAGCACCCGGTCTCCGCTGTCTCCGATTCCATACAAGCGGGATGGGCGGTTTGACCTGGCCTGGGCGCTCTCCTGACTGCTTTTCCCTTTAAGAGAATTGTATGTCATCTCATCAATCACGCCGGATACAGGAAATCCATGATCCTTCTGGTAAGCCCTGACAGCATTTTCCGTGTCCTGCCCGTAAACGCCATCAATGCCGCCTTTCAGATAGCCGGCTTTCTGCAGCCTCAGCTGCATATCAACGATGACGTCTCCCCTGTTGCCAGATGCATACACGACTCCACCCCCATTGCGGTAGCCGGAGTTCTCATTTCTTCGGATGGATGCAATGGTCGCATCATCTGCTTTCCCTGTCGCAAGAAGCCCGTGATCCTTCTGGAAAAGGAATACTGCTTCTTTTGTCGTCGAGCCGTAGTCTCCATCTACGGTTCTGGCTAAATAGCCTGCCTGGACAAGTGCATTCTGCAGATCAGCAACCGCGCTTCCACTCATACCTGCCGTCAGCGTTTCCGCTGAAACAGCCATGGAAGTCATGAGCCACAAAACGGCTGCACAGCTCCATTTATATAAGTCACGCACATCTATCACCTCCACGAACTTCTGTATTTTACCATTTTTCGCCAAATTTGTAAAAATATGCCTGAAACCCCTTGTTTTATAAATGCAAAATCTTCTGATTTCCTTTATTCTTCACCGCACGATTTCAGAAAAATGCATCGTGGTTTGAAATGTTTCAAAATGCATGAAATATACAATGGCATCCCAAATTACCGCATGTTTTTGAGCCCTCATCCTGGCATGTGTCCATCCCACGCGTACACATGCAGCAGGAAAGCTCCTCTCCTTTCATGTATGCATTCCTTTCGCCCTGTATCTTTGGACTTTTACTGGCTTTTCCTTAACTTTTCTAATCCTCCCGTCATGATAAATTTATATTCATGATGTTGTACAAAGCGGCAAAACATTATATAATGAGTTGAATTTGTACATATATATTGTATTAAAAGAAGAAGAAGAGTATGGTATGGAGTCATTAAACGACATTGTCTCATCAATCAACGGCGTCCTGTGGTCGTCAGTCATCATTGTCCTTTTGGTAGGCGCAGGCGTGTACTTTACCATCCGCACAAAAGCAGTACAGCTTCGCTATTTCGGCACGATGTTCAAACTGATAGCAAATACGGCCGGCACAAAAACAGAAGGAAATGAAATTTCTCCTTTCCAGGCGTTCTGCGTCAGTACAGCATCCCGAGTCGGCGTAGGCAATATTGCCGGCATTGCAATTGCTATTGTATCCGGCGGTCCTGGAGCTATTTTCTGGATGTGGTTCATTGCTGTCATCGGTTCGGCTACAGGATTTGTAGAAAGTACCCTGGCTCAGATTTACAAGGTTCCGCGTGAAGGCGGAAATGGTTTCAGAGGCGGTCCTGCTTACTACCTGAAAAATGGTTTAGGCCACAAACTCTGGGCAGCTATCTTTGCCATCCTCATTTCCGTTACTTACGGCATGATTTACAACTCCGTCCAGTCCAATACTATTTCCCTTGCGCTGAACCATGCACTTGGTGCTGACCGTATGGTCGTCGGAGCTGTTGTTACAGTTCTTGCCATGGCTGTCATCTGCGGCGGCATGGGACGTATTGCCCGCGTCACTGAATGGATGGTTCCCCTCATGGCAGGCCTTTACATCGTTATTGCGCTTGGCATCATGATTTACAACATCACGGATATGCCGCATGTTTTCTACATCATTTTCAGAGATGCATTTGACTGGCAGGCTGCATTTGGCGGCGGCATGGGCGCTGCTGTCCTGACTGGTTTCAAGAGAGGCCTCTTCTCCAATGAAGCCGGCGAAGGTTCTGTTCCAAACGCAGCTGCAACAGCTGATGCCAATCATCCGGTTGTACAGGGCCTGATCCAGGCATTCGGCGTATATGTCGATACACTCTTCATCTGCTCTGCTTCTGCATTCATTGTTCTTTTAACTGGTGATTATGCATCTACCGGACTGACCGGTATCGAACTGGTACAGTGGGATCTGGCGCAGTACTTTGGACCTATGGCTCCAAAAGCCGTTTCCATCCTGATTTTCCTCTTTGCATTCACCTCTCTTATCGGCAACTACTACTATGGTGAAATCAATATCGGCCATCTGACTCATAAAAAATGGCCGCTGAATCTCTTCCGCGTACTGATCGCTGTCATGATTTTCTGGGGTTCCATTGCTGATCTTCCGCTCGTCTGGAATCTGGCTGACCTCTTCATGGCATTCATGGTTCTGACAAACGTTACAGCTATTCTCCTCTTATTCCCGCAGGTTCGTACATGCCTGAAGGATTATGAAGACCAGCTTGCAAAAGGCATCAAGCTTCCGATTTTCCACAAGAAAGTACTCAAGAACCAGAAGGGTATCGTATGGTGGGATGACGAGAACAACTTCAACGGCGCTAAGAAATAACGCTGTCCCCATCATTCTTAATAAGCATTTGAAAAGGACTGCTCAATGAGCAGTCCTTTTTGTGTTGGCTTTCTATTAAGCTTTCAGCGTACCAACGATTTCCTGAATATCCTTGACGCCGTTCTTATCGCACCATTCATCCATTTCATCGGCAATACGTTCCATGGCATTAGGATCAATGATATTGGCTGTGCCGATCTGAACCGTATCTGCGCCTGCCATCATAAACTCAATGGCATCGATGCCGGTCATGATGCCGCCTAATCCGGATACCGGAATATTGACGGCCTTTGCCACCTGCCATACCATGCGGAGCGCAACCGGCTTGATGGCAGGGCCGGCGAATCCGCCTGTTATATTTCCAAGAATCGGGCGTCTTGTCCTGACATCAATGGCAAGTCCTAAAAGCGTATTGACAAGGGACAGTGAATCAGCGCCTGCATCTTCCACCGCTTTTGCAATCGTGACGATATCGGTCACGTTCGGTGACAGCTTTACGATAACAGGAAGATTCGTGCTGTCCTTGATGGCTCTTGTCACAGCGGCTGCCTGTTTGGGATCTGTCCCGAAAGCAACACCGCCTTCCTTGACATTCGGGCAGGAAATATTGACTTCCAGCGCATCAACGCCGTCTACCGTCAGCATTTTTGCACATTCTGCATATTCTTCGGTCGTCTTCCCCACCATATTGGCGATGAAAGGAACGCCCAGCTTTTTAACCTTGGGAAGGTAATGCTCAATAAAGTAAGGAACACCTGGATTTTCAAGGCCGATGGCATTCAGCATGCCGGAATCCGTTTCAGCAACGCGTATGCCTTCATTTCCTTTCCAGGGAGTCGGCGCAAGGCCCTTCCCGGAAATGGCGCCGACTTTATTCATGTCGACGTATTCAGCAATTTCAAGTCCGAAGCCTACTGTCCCGGACGCGCCGATCAGCGGTGTTTTCATCGGGATTCCCAGGTAATTTACCGACAGATTTGTCATAATACTACCTCCTCTGCGTTAAACACCGGGCCGTCAGTGCATACCTTGTAATGGCCTTCGCCTGACTTCTTGTCGCAAACGCAGCCAAGGCATGTGCCAATGCCGCATCCCATTCTTCTCTCCATAGAGACTTCGCAGTATACGCCTGCCGTCTTTGCCATTTCTGCGGCAGTCTTCATCATGATGGCTGGTCCGCATACGCAGGCTTCGTCCACCTTTTCTTCAGCAAACATCTGAGGAAGCACGGAGACGGAGAATCCTTTGATTCCATAAGATCCATCATCCGTCGTTACGATCATTTTCCTGACCGTATCCGGGAATAAATCCTTCCAGAATACTTCTTCCTTATTTCTGCCGCCGATGACAACGGTCATCTGTCCAGGTCTTGCCTGTCTTGCCATGAAAAGGATCGGCGCAATTCCAATGCCGCCGCCAATGCCTACGATATGATCCTTATCCATGGAAAAGGATGTGCCAAGAGGCCCTAAGCTGTCTACGACATCCCCTTCCTTCAGATGGGACATGGCTTCTGTTCCTTTTCCGACGATACGGTAAATGATTTCAACGAGTCCCTTTTCAGGGTCCGTTCCCGCAATGGAAATCGGACGCCTTAAAAGGTAACGCGGATCATTGACTTTCATATGGATGAACTGTCCTGGCTTTGCTTCTCTGGCTGTCAGCGGAAGTTCAATCTGCATCTGCCAGATGTCCTTAGCAATCTTCTTATGAAGCCGGATAATTCCTTTTTCTACATAACCTGCCATGCTTTTTCAGTTCTCCTTCACATAATCCTGAATGGCTTCCACGTGATAGCCATCTCCGGTCGATGCCATGACACGCAGTACTTCCTTGGCTGTATCCAGAGAAGTAATGCACGGGATGGCAAGTTCTACCGCAATGCGGCGGAGGTCATAGCCTTCCTGTTCGATTTGGCTTCCATAGGAAATCGTATTGAGTACCATGTCTACCTTGCCAAGTTTCAGATACTTTTCGCAGTTTTCGCCCTTTTCATGGATCTTCTTGATGATTTCAACCGGAATTCCAAGGTTCTGGAAATAGGAACCTGTACCGGATGTACAGATCAGACGATATCCGAGGTTGACGAACCCGCGGGCAAGTTCAGCTGTTTCGGGCTTATCGCGGTCGCTGACGGTAATCAGGACATTGCCATGGGACGGAACGGTAAGATGCGCAGCAACGACTGCTTTGTAAAGTGCTTCCTGATAGGTGTGTCCGATGCCCATGACTTCGCCGGTGGATTTCATTTCCGGCCCGAGCTTGATTTCAACAAGTCCCAGCTTGGAGAAAGAGAATACCGGTGCTTTAACGGCTACATAGCCTTTGTCCGGCACGAGTCCGAGCGGAAGCCCTGTATCCTTCAGGGATTCACCAAGAGCGACTCTTGTTGCATATTCAACCATGTTGATGCCGGTAATCTTGCTCATGAATGGAACCGTACGGCTGGCTCTCGGATTGACTTCAATGACATAGACCTTGCCATTGACTACGATGAACTGGATATTGACGAGGCCCTTGACGTTCATGGCTCTTGCAATTCTTCCTGTGTAATCAGTCAGTGTTTCAATGATTTCCTGCGAGAGATGCTGCGGAGGATAAACGGCAATGGAGTCGCCGGAATGAACGCCGGAACGTTCAATCTGTTCCATGATGCCCGGGATGCAGACATCGACGCCATCGGAAATGGCATCGACTTCCACTTCACGGCCGACCATGTACTGGTCGATCAGGACCGGATGCTCATGGGATGCGACAACGGCTTCCTTCAGGTACTGTTTCAGTTCAGCCTGATCATAAACGA harbors:
- a CDS encoding peptidoglycan-binding protein — translated: MRDLYKWSCAAVLWLMTSMAVSAETLTAGMSGSAVADLQNALVQAGYLARTVDGDYGSTTKEAVFLFQKDHGLLATGKADDATIASIRRNENSGYRNGGGVVYASGNRGDVIVDMQLRLQKAGYLKGGIDGVYGQDTENAVRAYQKDHGFPVSGVIDEMTYNSLKGKSSQESAQARSNRPSRLYGIGDSGDRVLDIQNKLKKLGYLDGTVDGIYGGLTANAVKAFQGDQGISETGEIDEGTLDALSQAYADRPGDFSLALGDSGKKVILLQNKLLLHGYNPGTADGVYGQSTADAVKAFQAEQNLARTGSVDSNVWKRLDDPPRFTGNYIKVFHMEATAYTPNDGNGNGHTALGGFAGKGHAAVDPNVIPLGSIVFIEGYGYAICDDIGGAIHGMIIDVGVDTLDQAYAWGTKPRVTVYLIK
- a CDS encoding alanine/glycine:cation symporter family protein — its product is MESLNDIVSSINGVLWSSVIIVLLVGAGVYFTIRTKAVQLRYFGTMFKLIANTAGTKTEGNEISPFQAFCVSTASRVGVGNIAGIAIAIVSGGPGAIFWMWFIAVIGSATGFVESTLAQIYKVPREGGNGFRGGPAYYLKNGLGHKLWAAIFAILISVTYGMIYNSVQSNTISLALNHALGADRMVVGAVVTVLAMAVICGGMGRIARVTEWMVPLMAGLYIVIALGIMIYNITDMPHVFYIIFRDAFDWQAAFGGGMGAAVLTGFKRGLFSNEAGEGSVPNAAATADANHPVVQGLIQAFGVYVDTLFICSASAFIVLLTGDYASTGLTGIELVQWDLAQYFGPMAPKAVSILIFLFAFTSLIGNYYYGEINIGHLTHKKWPLNLFRVLIAVMIFWGSIADLPLVWNLADLFMAFMVLTNVTAILLLFPQVRTCLKDYEDQLAKGIKLPIFHKKVLKNQKGIVWWDDENNFNGAKK
- a CDS encoding dihydroorotate dehydrogenase; the protein is MTNLSVNYLGIPMKTPLIGASGTVGFGLEIAEYVDMNKVGAISGKGLAPTPWKGNEGIRVAETDSGMLNAIGLENPGVPYFIEHYLPKVKKLGVPFIANMVGKTTEEYAECAKMLTVDGVDALEVNISCPNVKEGGVAFGTDPKQAAAVTRAIKDSTNLPVIVKLSPNVTDIVTIAKAVEDAGADSLSLVNTLLGLAIDVRTRRPILGNITGGFAGPAIKPVALRMVWQVAKAVNIPVSGLGGIMTGIDAIEFMMAGADTVQIGTANIIDPNAMERIADEMDEWCDKNGVKDIQEIVGTLKA
- a CDS encoding dihydroorotate dehydrogenase electron transfer subunit, producing the protein MAGYVEKGIIRLHKKIAKDIWQMQIELPLTAREAKPGQFIHMKVNDPRYLLRRPISIAGTDPEKGLVEIIYRIVGKGTEAMSHLKEGDVVDSLGPLGTSFSMDKDHIVGIGGGIGIAPILFMARQARPGQMTVVIGGRNKEEVFWKDLFPDTVRKMIVTTDDGSYGIKGFSVSVLPQMFAEEKVDEACVCGPAIMMKTAAEMAKTAGVYCEVSMERRMGCGIGTCLGCVCDKKSGEGHYKVCTDGPVFNAEEVVL